In Xyrauchen texanus isolate HMW12.3.18 chromosome 27, RBS_HiC_50CHRs, whole genome shotgun sequence, one genomic interval encodes:
- the LOC127621119 gene encoding transcription cofactor vestigial-like protein 4 — MAVTNFHYITRMSSGFKVYILEGQPNLRSEDRFRHMTSDRVRMLPAPPIKRKHTSDRGRTLEERRERALSKSLANSARRSSGFSIPESPTSTWSPTASPTDLIPSPVYSTPVMDEPLALIKKPRPEPVKTESQSKATTVRQIQVRPSVITCVSSATRSTKKAEDCCSNSAIVTEHTYDHVEEHFQRSLGMNYHRATSISVSVDDHFAKALGDKWLQLKAPSSSCNSSSSSLSSSSPPSSPTFIHSPSYSQSPKRACKDSVSPTTTTPWSNK; from the exons ATGGCGGTCACAAACTTCCACTACATTACACGGATGAGCAGTGGCTTTAAAGTGTACATCTTAGAGG GTCAGCCCAACCTGAGGAGTGAGGACAGATTTCGCCATATGACCAGTGATAGGGTGCGGATGCTCCCTGCCCCCCCAATAAAGCGAAAACACACTTCGGACAGAGGACGGACTCTTGAAGAGAG AAGGGAGAGGGCCCTTAGTAAGAGCTTGGCCAACAGTGCTCGGAGATCATCTGGCTTTAGTATTCCTGAAAGCCCCACATCCACATGGAGCCCCACAGCCAGTCCCACTGACCTGATCCCCAGCCCAGTGTACTCCACCCCAGTCATGGACGAGCCTCTTGCACTAATCAAGAAACCACGCCCAGAACCAGTGAAAACAGAGAGTCAAAGCAAAGCCACAACAGTCAGACAAATACAG GTACGACCCTCTGTCATCACATGTGTTTCCTCGGCAACAAGGTCCACAAAAAAAGCTGAAGACTGCTGCAGTAATTCAGCTA TTGTTACAGAGCACACTTATGACCACGTCGAAGAACATTTCCAGAGGAGTCTTGGAATGAACTACCACAGAGCCacctccatcagtgtgtctgtAGATGACCATTTTGCCAAGGCACTGGGTGATAAATGGCTCCAGCTCAAAGCTCCATCCTCCTCCTGCAACTCCTCCTCGTCCTCTTTGTCTTCCTCATCCCCACCCAGTAGTCCAACCTTCATCCACTCACCCAGCTACAGCCAGAGTCCAAAAAGGGCCTGCAAAGATTCAGTCAGCCCAACTACAACCACACCCTGGTCTAATAAATGA